DNA from Aphelocoma coerulescens isolate FSJ_1873_10779 chromosome 4A, UR_Acoe_1.0, whole genome shotgun sequence:
tgcgggaggagcacgatGCCGTCAGtggggctgatgccgtgccagggctcgggaagccctcgccCAGCCCGGGATGCTCTGCGCCCTCCGCTGCCCCCACGCCCCCTCTCCCCCGAGGCGTCCTGGCGCCTTCCACCCTCCCGGGCCTCGGCTTATCCCCGCCCGTCacgccccggcttctcccgctgcccaccACCCCCATGCCCCCACcgccgctcactcaccagctcgccccaatgacgGATGCGGTTCCGtggcacccgtttgatggccacctgcaagccaaggggagcagcgggctgagctcgccgcccgccctgccgagccccatcctccttctcctgcgcCCTCCTCCGCCCCCctcctcctgcgcccgccgccggccccgccactcaccggggcgccgtccgagagccgcgtcgccgcgaagacgctgccgaagccgccgcgccccagcagcgaacccaccACGTAGCGCTccctcaggccctgctgcgcatTCCCTGCCGGCGAGACGCGgctgtcagcgctcggcccggctcCAGAAACGGCCGCCGGGCGctcctcaaccgccccgggccgggtatCCCCAGATGCTGCCTCTTTCGAAGGggacaccggcggctcgggggcgggggccgcgctGCCGAGCGGAAGAGCTCGGACCGGGGAAGACGCGGCggacgcggcgggagcggccgcgccgtctGTGTCCTCGGCGggtcccgggaggagccggggccggggccggggccggggccggggccggggccggggccggggccggggccggggccggggccggagtcgggccagccggagccagaggCTGACAGTGCTGCCCAAgaggcaggcactgatgcccgcccagcagcgccaccgCCAGTACGCcaagagccgggcggaggcgagaccgcggcgggacgcccgggggcggggagggcgcaGCCCCGCCCGGCGCCGCGGGAGGGCCGGGCGCATGGCCCGGCCTggcatggggagagggaggccgcggaagGGGCGGAGGGGGTGGAGCAGTgaagggagagcgggacaggggatgcgggacactgggagaaggagaggaggaacaggagaaggAACGCAGAGGGTCTGGAGAACCGCTGCTTTCGTgttgctcttctgctgctgccgctgctgccgctgctgctgctgccgccgctgccgctgaagcgctgggagcgttggtccgcgtgtccgtgtgtctgttgCCCGGGTGTCCGTTTttgccccgcgcgccccgcggccgagccccgcgcgccccgcgccagcacgggccgctccggggccgaagCGGAGTcacggagcatctcttcctcccgcagccgcgcCAAACGCACCATCTTGTTTAGCTTCTTCTTCACCAGATTGTAACTCTTCCTTGCGGCAGTCTTGCAACTtgcccctgctgctggctcGCCCCGCGCCGCGGTCTCTTGCTCACAAGAGCAAGAGCAACCAAAGCGCTGTCCGCACTTTTcgcctggagcagagcaaagtgctgaatgaggagcctgccagcgccaggcagaggcagccccgtgggagggcagagcaggacgtGAGGAGGGAGACGTGCAGCCCCTGCGGggtgcagcgctgctccccggccgctcggcgtgGGCAgtgggagcggcggggccgtgcccggcgcggTGCCCTCGTCGCCagggctgttgctgttttcttgtccGGTTGCAGGTGAAAATCGGAGACTGCCGATAGGAGGCTTCAAATAAAAGAATGGAAACACTCTTTTTGCTGAGTTCTGATGCCGgtccaatagagcagctaagctctcagctgtttgcctcctccctgccaatccagcactttcagcctggagcaaaggccctctctgcaaagaaactgctggctggtttccttctcctgctgttcATTGACACAGGTAG
Protein-coding regions in this window:
- the LOC138110224 gene encoding serine/threonine-protein kinase pim-1-like, with the protein product MPGRAMRPALPRRRAGLRPPRPRASRRGLASARLLAYWRWRCWAGISACLLGSTVSLWLRLARLRPRPRPRPRPRPRPRPRPRPRPRLLPGPAEDTDGAAAPAASAASSPVRALPLGSAAPAPEPPVSPSKEAASGDTRPGAVEERPAAVSGAGPSADSRVSPAGNAQQGLRERYVVGSLLGRGGFGSVFAATRLSDGAPVAIKRVPRNRIRHWGELPNGTSAPLEVVLLDKVSTGFPGVVQLLEWLALPNNVVLVMERPEHSQDLRHFIRARGFLSEEVARKLFRQVLEAVRHCTSCGVLHRDVKPENILVDLATGQAKLIDFGCGTYLQDTAYTRFAGTPAYSPPEWTHFGWYYGEAATVWSLGIVLHQMVCGRHPFPKGRNISWGQLSLPERLSQECKELIRGCLSLHSLDRPSLEDLSCDPWLQDIQRP